In Ictidomys tridecemlineatus isolate mIctTri1 chromosome 16, mIctTri1.hap1, whole genome shotgun sequence, a single genomic region encodes these proteins:
- the LOC144371501 gene encoding uncharacterized protein LOC144371501 — translation MISVTFEDVAVNFTKEEWAFLDASQKNLYRDVMLEVIRNLDSIGNKWVDKTTEDQIENCGSNLRHITSHYGHKYYKHEECEEKPCEFKQYRKSLVSLKSVHTQMLQTGDRPHESTVCGKVISCSNDIQKHEETHTGWQPYECQQCGEASSSLPGVQRHMITHSGGKRFQCEVCGKAFHFSSLFRRHERTHSGEKLYECKQDGQTFISQTILQKHRITHTGNVRFKCKVCGKDFAYPRLLRIHQKTHTGEKPYECKQCGKAFARSSELQIHGRVHTGEKPYKCKECGKAFARSVDLHIHERTHTGEMPYVCTQCGNAFATSHQLHAHGRTHTGEKPYECKQCGKAFATSSELKRHGITHTGEKPYKCQQCGKAFARSGDLHTHGRTHTGEKPYVCKQCGKAFTRSCDLRTHERTHTGERPYVCKQCGKAFATSRPLHTHGRIHTGEKPYECKQCGKAFAASHLLYAHGRTHTGEKPYECKQCGKAFASSSYLQIHGKTHTGEKPYECKQCGKAFVRSSHLQIHGRTHTGEKPYECKQCGKAFTRSSHLHSHEQTHTGEMFYECKQCGKAFAASHLLHAHGRTHTGEKPYECKQCGKAFARSSHLQIHGRTHTGEKPYECKQCGKAFARSSDLQIHGRTHTGEKPYECKQCGKAFTRSSHLCRHERTHTGEKPYDCKQCGKAFATSSKLQIHGIVHTGEKPYECEQCGKAFASSSYLQIHGRTHTGEKPYECKQCGKAFATSGDLHKHERTHSGEKSYVCKECGKAFARSCDLRRHERTHTGEKPYVCKQCGKAFTQSSYLHSHEQTHTGEKP, via the exons ATG ATCtcagtgacctttgaggatgtggctgtgaacttcaccaAGGAGGAGTGGGCTTTTCTGGATGCttcccagaagaacctttacagagatgtAATGCTGGAAGTCATCAGAAACCTGGATTCTATAG GTAACAAGTGGGTAGACAAGACCACTGAAGATCAGATtgaaaactgtggaagcaacctaag GCACATCACATCTCACTATGGACACAAATACTATAAGcatgaagaatgtgaagagaaaccatgtgaatttaaacaatataggaaatctctggtttctctcaaAAGTGTTCACACACAAATGTTACAAACTGGAGATAGACCACATGAAAGTACAGTATGTGGGAAAGTCATCAGTTGTTCCAATGACAttcaaaaacatgaagaaactCATACTGGGTGGcaaccctatgaatgtcaacaatgtggtgaagcctcttcttctctcccaggTGTTCAAAGACACATGATAACACACAGTGGAGGTAAACGTTTTCAAtgtgaggtatgtgggaaagcctttcatttctcctctttatttagaagacacgaaagaactcattctggagagaaactctatgaatgtaaacaagatGGTCAAACCTTTATTTCACAGACAATTCTTCAAAAGCACAGGATCACACACACAGGGAATGTACGTTTCAAAtgtaaggtatgtgggaaagactttgcttatcccagattacttagaatacatcagaagacacacactggagagaagccctatgaatgtaagcagtgtggcaaagcctttgctagatccagtgaacttcaaatacatggtagagtgcatactggagagaagccctataaatgtaaggagtgtggcaaagcctttgctagatctgttgaccttcacatacatgaaagaactcacactggagagatgCCCTATGTATGCACGCAGTGTGGCAACGCCTTTGCTACATCCCATCAGCTTCAtgcacatggaagaacacatactggagagaagccctatgaatgcaaacaatgtggaaaagcctttgctacatcctctGAGCTTAAGAGACATGGAataacacacactggagaaaagccctataaatgtcaacaatgtggaaaagcctttgctagatctggtgaccttcacacACATGGAAGAACTCATACGGGAGAaaagccctatgtatgtaagcagtgtggaaaagcctttactAGATCTTGTGACCTTCGCacacatgaaagaactcatactggagagaggccctatgtatgtaagcagtgtggaaaagcctttgctacatcccgtCCACTTCATACACATGGAAGaatacatactggagagaagccttatgaatgcaaacaatgtggaaaagcctttgctgcATCCCATCTGCTTTAtgcacatggaagaacacatactggagagaagccttatgaatgtaagcagtgtggaaaagcctttgctagttctagttaccttcagattcatggaaaaacACACaccggagagaagccctatgaatgtaagcagtgtggaaaagcctttgttaGATCTAGTCatcttcagattcatggaagaacacacaccggagagaagccctatgaatgtaagcagtgtggaaaagccttcactcggtcctctcaccttcactcacatgaacaaactcatactggagagatgttttatgaatgcaaacaatgtggaaaagcctttgctgcATCCCATCTGCTTCAtgcacatggaagaacacatactggagagaagccctatgaatgtaagcagtgtggaaaagcctttgctagatctagtcaccttcagattcatggaagaacacacaccggagagaagccctatgaatgtaagcaatgtggaaaagcctttgctagatctagtgaccttcagattcatggaagaacacacaccggagagaagccctatgaatgcaagcagtgtggaaaagccttcactcGGTCCTCTCACCTTTgcagacatgaaagaactcatactggagagaagccctatgattgtaagcagtgtggcaaagcctttgctacatctagtaaacttcaaatacatggaatagtgcatactggagagaagccctatgaatgtgagcagtgtggcaaagcctttgctagttctagttaccttcagattcatggaagaacacacactggagagaagccctatgaatgtaagcagtgtggcaaagcctttgctacatctggtgaccttcacaaacatgaaagaactcatagtgGAGAGAAGTCCTATGTATGTAaggagtgtggcaaagcctttgctagatcttgtGACCTTCgcagacatgaaagaactcatactggagagaagccctatgtatgtaaacaatgtggcaaagccttcactcagtcctcttaccttcactcacatgaacaaactcatactggagagaagccctaa